One window from the genome of Marinobacter sp. LV10R510-11A encodes:
- a CDS encoding TatD family hydrolase — protein MKLVDAHCHFDFPQFDGHRFSALDAALSNGIVGLVIPGVRRPDWGRVQETALAHSGLYYCLGIHPWFVDEHSIADLESLEQILGSRPERCVGIGECGLDRLRGDMSAQYPWFESQIELASKLGFPLIIHSVKAHDEVHATLKRGSWGGRALLHGFSGSYQQATKLVGQGCFIGVGGVITHPRARKTRDTVARLPLESLVLETDAPDMAPEGVEAGANSPVYLRRIFECLSEIRSEKPDLLASVLFANTQLLYGQSLW, from the coding sequence TTGAAACTGGTTGATGCCCATTGCCACTTTGATTTTCCACAGTTTGATGGGCATCGCTTCAGTGCGCTTGATGCTGCTTTGAGTAACGGTATTGTCGGGTTGGTCATTCCCGGCGTGCGCCGCCCGGACTGGGGACGTGTGCAGGAAACGGCTCTGGCGCATTCTGGATTGTATTATTGTCTCGGCATCCACCCGTGGTTTGTGGATGAGCATTCCATCGCAGATCTGGAGAGTCTAGAGCAGATTCTAGGGTCACGGCCGGAGCGCTGTGTGGGTATCGGGGAGTGCGGGTTGGATCGTTTGCGGGGCGATATGAGTGCTCAATACCCCTGGTTTGAATCTCAAATTGAGCTGGCGTCAAAGCTTGGATTTCCTCTGATTATTCATTCAGTCAAAGCCCACGACGAAGTTCATGCCACCCTAAAGCGTGGGAGCTGGGGCGGTAGGGCGCTGCTGCACGGGTTTTCCGGTAGCTATCAGCAAGCCACAAAGCTGGTAGGCCAGGGGTGTTTTATCGGGGTAGGAGGGGTCATTACGCACCCCCGTGCGCGCAAAACCCGAGATACCGTTGCCCGTTTGCCACTGGAATCCCTAGTGCTTGAAACAGATGCGCCAGACATGGCGCCAGAGGGCGTTGAGGCGGGTGCAAATTCCCCAGTATACCTTCGCAGAATTTTTGAATGTCTGTCTGAGATACGGAGCGAGAAACCCGATTTACTGGCTTCTGTTTTATTTGCCAATACGCAACTGTTATACGGCCAGTCTTTATGGTGA
- the prfC gene encoding peptide chain release factor 3, giving the protein MSDLSQEVAKRRTFAIISHPDAGKTTITEKVLLFGHAIQRAGTVKGKKSGQHAKSDWMDMEKERGISVTTSVMQFPYGGKLVNLLDTPGHEDFSEDTYRTLTAVDSCLMVIDSAKGVEERTIKLMEVTRLRDTPILTFMNKLDRDTRDPVELMDEVEDVLKIACAPITWPIGMGKSFKGVYHLLRDEVILYQGGRGHTIQDVRVISGLDNPELDTVLGEYASELREEVELVKGASHEFDLKAFLAGELTPVFFGTALGNFGVDHMLEGLVDWAPEPQPRETDQRLVQPDDQGFSGFVFKIQANMDPQHRDRVAFMRVVSGKYSQGMKARHVRIAKDVRFSDALTFMAGDRAHAEEAYAGDIIGLHNHGTIQLGDTFTAGQDMKFTGIPNFAPELFRRIRLKDPLKAKQLQKGLIQLSEEGAVQVFRPLRNNDLIVGAVGVLQFDVVVSRLKTEYKVEAMYEPINVATARWVTCADDRKLDEFQRKNNDNLALDGGDRLAYIAPTRVNLNLAQERYPDVEFHKTREH; this is encoded by the coding sequence ATGTCTGACCTTTCCCAGGAAGTGGCCAAACGCCGCACCTTCGCAATCATTTCTCACCCAGACGCGGGTAAAACCACGATTACCGAAAAAGTTCTTTTATTCGGGCACGCTATACAGAGAGCGGGCACGGTCAAGGGTAAAAAATCCGGGCAGCATGCCAAATCTGACTGGATGGACATGGAGAAGGAGCGGGGCATTTCGGTAACCACGTCCGTGATGCAGTTTCCTTACGGTGGCAAGCTGGTGAACCTGCTAGATACGCCGGGCCACGAGGATTTCTCAGAAGATACTTACCGCACTCTTACGGCCGTAGACTCTTGTCTGATGGTAATCGACAGCGCCAAAGGTGTTGAAGAGCGCACCATCAAACTGATGGAAGTTACGCGCCTCAGGGACACACCTATTCTGACCTTCATGAACAAGCTGGACCGCGATACCCGTGATCCAGTTGAGCTTATGGATGAGGTTGAGGACGTTCTGAAAATTGCCTGCGCGCCCATTACTTGGCCGATCGGCATGGGTAAGAGCTTTAAGGGCGTTTATCACCTGCTCCGGGATGAGGTCATTCTGTACCAGGGCGGGCGCGGCCATACCATTCAGGACGTTCGAGTAATCAGTGGGCTGGATAATCCGGAGCTTGATACCGTTCTTGGTGAATACGCCAGCGAGTTGCGAGAAGAGGTAGAGCTGGTTAAGGGTGCTTCTCACGAATTCGATCTTAAGGCGTTTTTGGCGGGCGAACTGACCCCGGTATTTTTCGGCACAGCGTTAGGCAACTTTGGCGTTGATCATATGCTGGAAGGTTTGGTCGACTGGGCACCAGAGCCTCAGCCCCGAGAGACTGATCAGAGGCTGGTGCAGCCCGACGACCAAGGCTTCTCCGGTTTTGTTTTTAAGATTCAAGCTAATATGGACCCGCAACACCGGGACAGAGTTGCGTTTATGCGTGTTGTGTCTGGCAAATACAGTCAAGGCATGAAAGCCCGCCATGTTCGAATTGCAAAAGATGTTCGCTTCTCGGATGCGCTGACGTTTATGGCTGGTGACCGAGCACATGCAGAGGAAGCTTACGCCGGTGATATCATCGGCCTGCACAACCACGGCACTATCCAGCTGGGGGATACGTTTACCGCCGGTCAGGATATGAAGTTTACTGGCATTCCCAACTTTGCGCCTGAGCTGTTCCGTCGTATCCGGCTGAAAGATCCCTTGAAAGCTAAGCAGCTCCAGAAAGGGCTGATTCAGCTCTCAGAAGAGGGCGCTGTGCAGGTCTTCCGGCCGTTACGTAATAACGATTTAATTGTAGGCGCAGTGGGTGTACTGCAGTTTGACGTAGTCGTTAGCCGTCTCAAGACTGAGTACAAGGTTGAGGCCATGTATGAGCCGATCAACGTTGCAACCGCGCGCTGGGTAACCTGCGCCGACGATCGCAAGCTGGACGAGTTCCAACGAAAGAATAACGATAACCTGGCGCTTGATGGTGGAGATCGCTTGGCGTATATCGCACCGACCAGAGTAAATCTCAACCTGGCTCAGGAGCGCTACCCAGACGTCGAGTTCCATAAGACCCGCGAGCACTGA